In Pristiophorus japonicus isolate sPriJap1 chromosome 3, sPriJap1.hap1, whole genome shotgun sequence, the sequence aataggggcgttacgtttgcagttttccagcctgctgggacctccccagaatccagggaattttggtaaattacaaccaatgcatccacaatccctgccgctacttctcttaggatcctaggatgcaagccatcggatcCAGGGGATTTaaatgcctttagtcccattatcttactgagtaccatctccttagtgattgtgattctgttaagttcctccccccgtatagtccttgactatccactgtgggaatattgttagtgtcctctaccgtaaagactgatacaaaatatttccttccttaggccagttctggtctccttacctaaggatttggacaggttaagtgattcGGCAAGAAcgtagcagatggaatataatgtggagaagtgtgacgttctccattttgataggaaaaatagaaaagcaaaatattttttaaacaatGGGAGACTGTGAAATATGTGGTATTCagtgggacttgggtgtccttgtacacaaatcacagaaagttaacatgcaggtacagtgagcaattaagaaagcaaatgatatgttagcctttattacaaagggattaaagtataagagtaaagaagtcttactacaattatacggggcattggtgaggccgcacctggagtactgtgtatagttctggcctccttacctaaggaaggatatacttgccttagagggggtgcaatgtAGGTTTACTAGACTCATTTCAAGGATGAGGGGATTgtactatgaggatagattgattaGATTAGGTTTATATGCTCTATAGTTTAGAAAAATTAGAGAACTtctcattgaaacctataaaattcctacagggcttgacagggtagatgctgggaggatgtttcccctacctggagagtctagaactaggagccatagtctcagaataacgggtcagccatttaggactgagttgaggtgaatctttggaattctctactccagagtgcAGTTGTTGagtatagatttttggatactaggggaatcaaaggatatgaggtTAGTGTGGCAAGTGGAATTGAGATAGAtccgccttgatcttattgaatggcggagcagtctcgaaggccatttggcctgcaaatgctcctagttcttatgttcttatgtgtatggGACCAGTCTGGTAGTACAGTGCTCTGTGTATGGGACCAGTCTGGGAGTACAGTGCTCTGTGTATGGTACCAGTCTGGGAGTACAGTGCTCTGTGTATATGGGACCAGTCTGGGAGTACAGTGCTCGGTTTATGGGACCAGTCTGGGAGTACAGTGTTCTGTGTATGGGACCAGTCTGGGAGTACAGTGCTCTGTGTATGGGACCAGTCTGGGAGTACAGTGCTCTGTGTATATGGGACCAGTCTGGGAGTACAGTGCTCTGTGTATATGGGACCAGTCTGGGAGTACAGTGCTCTGGGTATGGTACCAGTCTGGGAGCACCCTGCTCTGTGTGTATGGGACCAGTCTGAGAGTACAGTGCTCTGTGTGCATGGGACCAGTCTGGGAGTAcagtgggacactgtgacactcacCTCAGAAAGTACATTGCTTCCTGCCTCGCCTCCTCCATCAGacacctgcccctctctccctccttcctctgtcGCTCCTCCAGATGCTCCCTGACTCGCTGTTCTTCGATCTGCTTCATTCGCAGGTACTCCAGTCTCTGCGGTTCTTCCATTCCCTTCAGGAGCTGTATCTCCTCGTCCAGCTGCTCCTGGCACTCCCTTTGCAGTCTGACGGCTTCCTCTGAGGATGTAGCAAGGTGACAAACACAGGCTGCTTACACACCGTGCATTCTTCATTAGTTTATCTCCTAACCCGCTCGCCCAGGTTTTGATTCTTTGCTGGGCTAAACTTGTAAAGGCACCCGCTGGCCTCCCAAAGCTCCGCATGTGGCTGGACAGTGTTGGCCACATATTTGACAGTGGAGGGCATCACAGCATAGCCCGATCCCATGCGCAGGGTTTAGAAATATAACCCCTGTCCATCCCGTCTTCAACCCAACATACGAGAACCCTATGACCTGCTTGGCTGGTGTCAGCTATCCCAGCCTTAATTGGCAATCGAACACTTGTGTCTTATGATACTTGCTATCAAAGGATCCTGTACCAGTGTCCTGCACTCCCCCTGATCCACCCTCTCCCCGCTCCAGCCCCCTCTCTTCTGCTccagccccctctctccccctgttccagccctctctctccccctacaacttccctcccttccctcagcATTCCCTTCTCTTCCCTTTCCCATCCCCTCCATcagccttccctcccctccctcagcactCCCTTCCCCAACCTCAGCTTTCCTTCCCTTCcttttccctcccttcctcctacaAGCTACAGGCATTTCAACTCAAATTTGAATTCACCTAATCATCAGTCCCTAATTGGATCACCTTCTCAGCAGGTaaaagggaacgattcactcctgccTGTTACTGTCcggcccgtgtgtgtctcagtgtcggcTCCTGTACAGTGAGCTGAAGGCAGTGTTGGTGTCTGCAGTAGATTTGTGGGACACGGTGATGTCTGTTGCGCACACACCTGCTTTCTTTGCCATGCTCCTTTCCTTTCTCTGCTGCATTTCCTGGACCTTCCTCCGATACTCCTCCTGTTGCCTGTGTACCCGTTCACGTTCCCATTGCTCCCCATTTTGCCGGCTCAGCTTGGCCTCCTCCTGCTGTAACACTTCACGCTCGCGCTGTTGCCTTTTAAACCTGCGAATCACAAGCAAAGTGAGATGGGTGATCGTTTGTTGGGGCCCCCGCTTGCACCGTTACCGCGGTGACACGTTCACCTGCAGGTCAGATGCTTGCAGCAGGGGGTGGAAGTGGCCAGAGGTTTGATACGTTAGTGTGCCAATGCACTGTGCAACATGGAGTGGGCCACAGGTGCCTTCTTCATTCCTCAGGAAATGGCAGAggggaaacaacaacaacaacttgtatttatctagtgcctttaacatagtaaaacatcccaaggtgtttcacagggatgttataagacaaaacaaataaatttgacaccgagccacataagaagaaattagggcagatgaccaaaagcttggtcaaagagataggtttcgaggagcgtcttaaaggagaatgcTGAgggaaggtggagaggtttagggaggaagttccagagtttagggcccaggcagctgaaggcacggccaccaatggttgagcagttataatcagggatgctcaagagggcagaatttgaggagtgcagacattgcgGGGGCGGGGGTTATGAGACtgaaaggagattacaaagatagggagggggcgaggccatgtaggaatttgtaaacaaggacgagaattttgagatcgaggtgttgcttaaccgggagataatgtaggtcagcgagcataggggtgatggatgaatgggacttggtgcgagtgaggatataggctgccgagt encodes:
- the LOC139259425 gene encoding uncharacterized protein KIAA2012 homolog gives rise to the protein MQQRKERSMAKKAEEAVRLQRECQEQLDEEIQLLKGMEEPQRLEYLRMKQIEEQRVREHLEERQRKEGERGRCLMEEARQEAMYFLSQKRLMEQDHDMLVEFIGLERAHNITRPWVFSYFQLIEILGLETPVEK